The following are encoded together in the Misgurnus anguillicaudatus chromosome 14, ASM2758022v2, whole genome shotgun sequence genome:
- the LOC129428189 gene encoding uncharacterized protein: MKREGCGLCGSSVYVTDDGSLDSVWMSRDQSRTPQPLLDSRLSEEKSRHKQDSDLSLTLLCYTESKPTDTQDTTVCDSKQSLQEDQTSTESLDSVCNAGEQQQILQTKLKMCSVKLIDCTNLMMKIKTEPIEIKTEPTEEEDRTEEDDDFIPSDVKSDSCLDIEITSSTSKERLTAQTLSCITCGKTFSSQRHLERHERKHTEEKLFTRSEISFTTLQEKKLHSEEQREKKQQFHCEECGKMCGSSCKLKIHMRTHSGEKPFYCTECGNYFKTKDNLKVHQRLHTGEKLFKCSQCDMTFAQPGYLKAHQRVHTGEKPHHCSVCGRSFGQRATLLNHKRIHTGEKPFKCSQCDMTFAQSGSLKAHQRVHTGEKPFVCSQCGKNFTNSSQLIVHQRVHTGEKPHHCSACGKSFRQGGTLLNHKRIHTGEKPYKCSQCDMTFAQSGSLKFHQRVHTEEKP, encoded by the exons ATGAAACGAGAGG GATGTGGATTGTGTGGATCTTCAGTGTATGTGACTGATGATGGGAgtctggattcagtgtggatgagCAGGGATCAGAGCCGCACACCACAGCCACTGCTGGACTCTAGACTCTCTGAAGAGAAATCCAGACACAAACAGGACTCCGATCTCAGTCTGactttactctgttatactgagtcaaagcccacagacactcaggacactacagtgtgtgacagtaaacagagcttacaggaggatcaaacctccacagagtctctggattctgtctgtaacgctggagaacagcagcagatcctgcagaccaaactgaagatgtgttcagttaaactcatcgactgcacgaacctcatgatgaagattaaaactgaacccatagaaataaaaactgaacctacagaagaggaagatcgcacagaggaagatgatgattttattccatcag atgtgaagagtgattcatgtttggatatagaaataacgtcctcaacatcaaaagagcgactgacagcacaaactctttcctgcatcacctgtggaaagacattcagctcacagagacatttagagagacatgagagaaaacacacagaagagaaactcttcaccagatctgagatcagctttactaccttacaagagaagaaacttcattcagaagagCAGAGAGAGAAGAAGCAGCAGTTTCACTGTGAGGAGTGTGGGAAGATGTGTGGCTCTTCCTGTAAACTAAAAattcacatgaggacacacagtggTGAAAAGCCTTTCTACTGTACTGAATGTGGAAATTACTTTAAAACCAAAGACAATCTTAAAGTTCACCAGagacttcatacaggtgaaaaacttttcaaatgctctcagtgtgacatgaCCTTTGCTCAGCCAGGTTACTTAAaagcccatcagagagttcatactggagagaaacctcatcactgtagtgtttgtggGAGGAGTTTTGGTCAGCGGGCTACATTACTTAATcacaagagaattcatacaggtgaaaaaccttttaaatgctctcagtgtgacatgaCGTTTGCTCAGTCAGGTTCCTTAAaagcccatcagagagttcatactggagagaaacctttcgTCTGCTCTCAATGTGGAAAGAACTTCACTAATTCATCTCAATTAAtagttcatcagagagttcatactggagaaaaacctcatcactgtagtgCCTGTGGGAAAAGTTTTAGACAAGGGGGTACATTACTAAATcacaagagaattcatacaggtgaaaaaccttacaaatgctctcagtgtgacatgaCGTTTGCTCAGTCAGGTTCCTTAAAAttccatcagagagttcatactgaaGAGAAACCTTAA